The following proteins come from a genomic window of Gynuella sunshinyii YC6258:
- a CDS encoding pseudouridine synthase, whose protein sequence is MKIHFSHTDFIVVDKPSGLPVHGDQANNVVDLWRQHLGQEVFPCHRLDKDTSGLLLLALNTEAAAELSQQFFLRKVEKYYFGVSTARPKKSQGKVIGDLKKSRNGNYKLTRELKNPAVTYFFSRGLKPGYRALLFKPLTGQTHQLRVIAKSLGAPLLGDPRYDGNNADRMYLHACYLKFDYQQQSYANWLPPDTGDLFKELLLPEDDPWRHPEQLDWPV, encoded by the coding sequence ATGAAAATACACTTCTCTCACACTGATTTCATTGTTGTCGACAAACCATCAGGACTTCCCGTTCATGGTGATCAGGCTAACAATGTGGTCGACCTGTGGCGACAACATCTGGGACAAGAGGTATTCCCTTGTCACCGACTGGATAAAGATACCAGTGGGCTATTATTACTGGCCCTAAACACCGAAGCAGCCGCTGAGTTATCGCAACAGTTTTTCCTGCGTAAAGTGGAAAAATACTATTTTGGAGTCAGTACTGCACGCCCGAAAAAATCCCAGGGGAAAGTTATAGGTGACTTGAAGAAATCACGCAACGGAAACTACAAGTTAACTAGAGAACTAAAAAACCCAGCGGTTACATATTTTTTTAGTCGTGGATTAAAGCCAGGATATCGGGCACTGTTGTTTAAACCATTAACCGGACAAACACATCAACTACGGGTCATTGCCAAATCTCTCGGCGCACCGCTGCTTGGCGATCCTCGTTATGATGGAAATAATGCAGACCGGATGTACCTGCATGCCTGCTATTTGAAGTTTGATTATCAACAACAATCCTATGCGAACTGGCTGCCACCAGACACAGGTGATCTATTCAAAGAACTGCTGTTACCAGAAGATGATCCTTGGCGTCATCCGGAGCAGCTTGACTGGCCGGTTTAA
- a CDS encoding methyl-accepting chemotaxis protein produces MNWLRTIRGKYTLIFSIQTIFFVFVAVMSINLVRYLEKDIVAFGSNYAPALSLVLNADRDLYQALVASKEAFDYTDDKTGFEQSRADSVENVQQAYDRMQQYWQIMKDIPGIADKLNISKFEQQFQSWKQNNNQVFQLLERKDLESAKALYYGQGQQNFSDLREFYNLAGELADQLIAAEQVEVRDYSHTFNQLLIILVAIVVVISAVLSWVAPSRISAGILQVVAAIREINSGEGDLTKKINSTREDEVGRLAREFDDFVSSLRDMIVAVRTQSQKVMDQMSGLIEVVHNSKHLNGEQTHSMDLIVTAINEMSAAVREVANNASGTAHEMTEVEELTNHGKSTLGKSVDQISLLSTQVGSAAKVMEELSANSDNIVSVLDVIRGIAEQTNLLALNAAIEAARAGEQGRGFAVVADEVRNLASKTQQSTTDIQEMITTLRNGVQSAVENVKASEGAAQSTVELSANASSALDSIIQATIKVRDMSAQTATATEEQSHVAEDINTNLVTLSDLTKETTQLSNTVNESVEVMQKYSQQLMQQVGRFKV; encoded by the coding sequence ATGAATTGGTTAAGAACAATTCGTGGAAAATACACACTGATTTTCAGTATTCAAACGATTTTTTTCGTGTTTGTTGCTGTCATGAGTATCAATCTGGTGAGGTATCTTGAGAAAGATATCGTTGCTTTTGGCAGCAATTATGCCCCTGCTCTATCTCTGGTTCTCAATGCTGACCGGGATTTATATCAGGCACTCGTTGCATCAAAAGAGGCTTTTGATTATACCGATGACAAAACCGGCTTTGAACAATCGCGAGCGGATTCCGTCGAAAATGTTCAACAGGCTTATGATCGAATGCAGCAATACTGGCAGATTATGAAGGATATACCGGGCATTGCCGACAAGTTAAATATCAGCAAGTTTGAGCAGCAGTTTCAATCCTGGAAACAGAACAACAATCAGGTTTTTCAGCTGCTCGAACGCAAGGATCTCGAAAGCGCAAAAGCGTTATATTATGGTCAAGGTCAACAAAATTTCTCTGATCTTCGGGAATTTTATAACCTTGCAGGGGAACTGGCCGATCAATTGATTGCGGCTGAACAGGTGGAAGTTCGCGATTATTCACATACATTTAACCAGCTGTTGATCATTCTGGTGGCGATTGTTGTTGTCATCAGTGCCGTGTTGTCCTGGGTAGCCCCCAGTCGGATATCTGCAGGTATTCTGCAGGTTGTTGCTGCCATTCGGGAAATTAATTCCGGTGAAGGGGATTTGACCAAAAAAATTAACAGCACCCGCGAAGATGAGGTTGGCCGGCTGGCAAGAGAGTTTGATGATTTCGTGAGCTCCTTACGTGACATGATTGTTGCCGTACGAACTCAATCTCAAAAAGTTATGGATCAGATGAGCGGACTGATTGAAGTGGTTCATAACTCAAAACATCTTAACGGCGAACAGACTCATTCAATGGACTTGATTGTCACGGCGATCAATGAAATGAGTGCTGCAGTCAGGGAAGTTGCGAATAATGCCAGTGGCACCGCACATGAAATGACAGAAGTAGAAGAGCTGACCAACCATGGTAAATCCACGCTTGGCAAGTCGGTTGATCAGATCAGTTTGCTTTCCACGCAAGTTGGTTCGGCGGCTAAAGTCATGGAGGAGTTGTCTGCCAATTCCGATAATATTGTCAGTGTCCTGGATGTGATTCGTGGTATTGCTGAGCAGACTAATCTGTTGGCCCTGAATGCTGCCATTGAGGCTGCCAGAGCCGGCGAACAGGGTCGTGGTTTTGCGGTGGTCGCTGATGAAGTACGTAATCTGGCCAGCAAGACCCAGCAGTCCACTACCGATATTCAGGAAATGATTACCACTCTTAGAAATGGTGTGCAGAGTGCCGTGGAGAACGTTAAAGCCAGTGAGGGAGCGGCACAGTCGACTGTTGAGCTATCTGCCAATGCGAGTAGCGCCTTGGACTCTATCATTCAGGCCACGATTAAAGTCCGGGATATGTCCGCGCAAACGGCCACTGCCACAGAGGAACAAAGTCATGTGGCCGAAGATATCAATACCAATCTGGTGACGTTGTCTGATTTGACCAAAGAGACCACTCAGTTGTCCAACACGGTGAATGAGTCTGTGGAAGTGATGCAGAAATATTCCCAGCAGCTGATGCAACAGGTTGGTCGTTTTAAAGTCTGA
- a CDS encoding YheV family putative zinc ribbon protein, which translates to MVKRFIAGAVCPKCGASDAVRAERDEQRRVMMRECVECGFTDELYDNPPEELSTRVSPAADDENEQVIRIVSLDNSSHTKH; encoded by the coding sequence ATGGTTAAACGCTTTATTGCCGGGGCTGTCTGCCCAAAATGCGGTGCCAGTGATGCTGTTCGTGCGGAGCGGGACGAACAGCGCCGCGTCATGATGCGAGAGTGCGTTGAATGCGGTTTTACTGATGAACTCTATGACAATCCTCCGGAAGAACTCAGTACCCGGGTATCACCAGCAGCCGATGACGAAAATGAACAGGTCATCAGGATTGTTTCCCTGGATAATTCCTCTCATACCAAACACTAA
- the purE gene encoding 5-(carboxyamino)imidazole ribonucleotide mutase — translation MTIKVGVIMGSKSDWSTMEHCTQILEKLGIAHEARVVSAHRTPDLLFEYAEQAAERGIEVIIAGAGGAAHLPGMCAAKTHLPVLGVPVQSSMLSGVDSLLSIVQMPAGIPTGTLAIGRAGAVNAALLAASILANKYPDIRTALIEYRKQQTETVLANPDPRTTGS, via the coding sequence ATGACGATAAAGGTTGGCGTGATCATGGGTTCCAAATCAGACTGGTCCACCATGGAACACTGTACTCAAATACTCGAAAAGCTGGGTATCGCCCATGAAGCCAGGGTGGTCTCTGCTCACCGGACTCCGGATCTGTTGTTTGAGTATGCTGAACAGGCCGCAGAGCGGGGGATTGAAGTTATTATTGCCGGTGCAGGAGGGGCTGCGCATTTACCGGGTATGTGCGCAGCCAAGACTCACTTGCCAGTGCTGGGTGTCCCGGTGCAGTCGTCCATGCTCAGTGGTGTGGACTCGTTGCTGTCCATCGTGCAGATGCCGGCTGGTATTCCTACCGGAACACTGGCCATCGGCCGGGCTGGCGCCGTCAATGCTGCATTACTGGCGGCCAGTATTCTCGCCAATAAATATCCCGACATCCGTACAGCTCTGATCGAATATCGCAAGCAACAAACTGAAACCGTTCTGGCTAACCCTGATCCCAGAACCACAGGCAGCTGA
- a CDS encoding 5-(carboxyamino)imidazole ribonucleotide synthase codes for MKIGVVGGGQLGRMMALAGTPLAMRLTFLDPAADACAAHVGDLVNAAYDDPAAIDALTDAVDLVTFEFESVPPETVERIAARLPVYPNAKALRIARDRWFEKSLFKDNAIPIAPVFPVDCQQDLEDGVQHIGLPAVVKTRTLGYDGKGQKRLMTAADVAGTFAELGSVPLILEGFIDFDYEVSCIGVRGRDGQTAFYPLIHNEHRQGVLYRSVVTEAHPLQQQAEDYVHKAMDALGYVGVLTFEFFVKEDQLIANEIAPRVHNSGHWTIEGAETSQFENHLRAIADMPLGSTHRLGHVAMYNIIGRMPDMNAVLSLPAVNLHSYAKSEKPGRKIGHITVHSTDQNRFNQACQQVEQMLVNELS; via the coding sequence ATGAAAATCGGAGTGGTAGGTGGCGGCCAGCTGGGCCGAATGATGGCATTGGCTGGTACGCCTCTGGCAATGAGATTGACGTTTCTGGACCCGGCAGCAGATGCTTGTGCTGCTCATGTCGGAGACCTCGTGAATGCTGCTTATGATGATCCAGCTGCGATAGACGCGCTGACCGATGCAGTAGATCTGGTGACATTTGAATTCGAAAGTGTACCGCCGGAAACCGTTGAGCGGATTGCGGCGCGGTTGCCAGTGTATCCCAATGCCAAGGCTCTGCGTATTGCCCGTGATCGCTGGTTTGAAAAGTCACTCTTTAAAGACAACGCCATTCCTATCGCACCGGTGTTTCCAGTGGATTGTCAGCAGGACCTGGAAGACGGTGTGCAGCATATTGGTTTGCCGGCAGTGGTAAAGACTCGCACTCTGGGCTATGACGGCAAAGGTCAGAAACGCCTTATGACCGCTGCAGATGTTGCAGGTACGTTTGCAGAACTGGGTTCTGTTCCGCTCATTCTGGAAGGGTTTATTGATTTTGACTATGAAGTCAGTTGCATCGGTGTTCGTGGCCGCGATGGACAGACGGCGTTTTATCCGCTCATTCATAATGAACATCGTCAGGGTGTCTTGTATCGTTCTGTCGTGACAGAAGCGCATCCTCTGCAACAGCAGGCAGAAGACTATGTTCATAAAGCGATGGACGCACTGGGTTATGTTGGGGTGCTGACGTTTGAGTTCTTCGTGAAGGAAGATCAGTTGATCGCTAACGAAATTGCACCGCGGGTGCATAATTCAGGGCACTGGACCATTGAAGGTGCGGAAACCAGTCAATTTGAGAATCACCTGCGGGCCATTGCTGATATGCCGCTCGGCAGCACCCACCGGCTTGGACATGTTGCAATGTATAACATTATCGGTCGGATGCCGGATATGAATGCGGTTCTTTCTCTGCCGGCGGTCAATCTGCACAGCTACGCCAAATCAGAAAAACCGGGCCGGAAGATTGGTCATATCACGGTTCACAGCACTGATCAGAATCGTTTTAATCAGGCGTGTCAGCAAGTGGAGCAGATGCTCGTAAACGAGTTGTCTTAG
- the coxB gene encoding cytochrome c oxidase subunit II translates to MQKLKAWLWLSAGVLIWVLSTHGHSESRWNMTEGVTEISRSVYRLHMLIFWVCVGIGIIVFGIMIYSMLMHRKSRGVQAANFHESTLVEIIWTVVPFAILIAMAIPAARTLAQIYERGPAEVTIEIVGYQWKWQYRYVSDTNDAKVAYFSTLATPPEQIANKVAKDENYLLEVSEPLVIPTNQRVRLLITSNDVIHSWWVPALGVKKDAIPGIVNESWTKVEQAGLYRGQCAELCGKDHGFMPIVVDVREPEEFQTWLAAKQDDARKMAELTNKTWTLTELVDRGEKVYGQFCVACHQANGMGVEGAFPALKGSAVATGDINKHIAIILNGVNGTAMQAFGKQLSEVDLAAVVTYERNAWGNNMGDMVAPLDIVKFKSGQQE, encoded by the coding sequence ATGCAAAAACTGAAAGCCTGGCTATGGTTGTCAGCCGGTGTGCTTATATGGGTTCTATCGACACACGGTCATTCTGAATCCAGATGGAATATGACTGAAGGAGTGACCGAAATCAGCCGCTCAGTCTATCGTTTACACATGTTGATCTTTTGGGTTTGCGTTGGTATCGGCATCATCGTGTTCGGTATCATGATTTATTCCATGCTTATGCATCGCAAGTCCAGAGGTGTGCAGGCCGCCAATTTTCACGAAAGCACCCTGGTGGAAATTATCTGGACTGTCGTTCCGTTCGCTATCCTTATCGCTATGGCCATCCCGGCAGCCCGGACTTTGGCTCAGATTTATGAGCGGGGACCTGCCGAAGTCACGATCGAAATCGTCGGTTACCAATGGAAGTGGCAGTATCGTTATGTCAGTGATACCAATGATGCCAAGGTTGCTTATTTTTCCACACTTGCCACTCCTCCTGAACAAATTGCCAATAAAGTCGCCAAAGATGAAAACTATCTGCTTGAAGTCAGTGAACCGCTGGTAATTCCCACTAACCAGAGAGTTCGCTTACTAATTACTTCCAATGATGTGATTCATTCCTGGTGGGTGCCTGCACTGGGTGTCAAAAAAGATGCTATTCCCGGAATTGTTAATGAGAGCTGGACCAAGGTCGAGCAGGCTGGTTTATATCGTGGCCAGTGTGCAGAACTGTGTGGCAAGGATCATGGCTTTATGCCGATTGTTGTTGATGTTCGGGAGCCAGAAGAGTTTCAAACCTGGCTCGCCGCAAAACAGGATGATGCACGGAAAATGGCCGAATTAACCAATAAAACCTGGACATTGACTGAACTCGTCGATCGGGGTGAAAAAGTTTACGGGCAATTCTGTGTTGCCTGTCACCAGGCTAACGGTATGGGAGTTGAAGGTGCGTTCCCAGCGCTCAAGGGCAGTGCTGTGGCAACCGGTGATATCAATAAACACATCGCTATCATTTTGAATGGTGTTAACGGTACTGCGATGCAGGCATTTGGAAAACAATTGTCGGAAGTCGATCTTGCAGCGGTCGTTACCTATGAACGTAATGCCTGGGGTAACAATATGGGGGACATGGTTGCGCCCCTGGATATCGTTAAATTCAAGTCCGGACAACAGGAGTGA
- the ctaD gene encoding cytochrome c oxidase subunit I → MTAISHEHDHHEEHHGPAKGLTRWLFTTNHKDIGTLYLWFSFSMFLLGGTFALVIRAELFQPGLQLVQPEFFNQMTTMHGLIMVFGAVMPAFVGLANWMIPMMIGAPDMALPRMNNLSFWILPFAFAMLASTLFMEGGAPNFGWTFYAPLSTTYAPPSVTYFIFAIHIMGASSIMGAINIIATIFNLRAPGMTFMKMPLFVWTWLITAYLLIAVMPVLAGVVTMMLMDIHFGTSFFNAAGGGSPVLFQHVFWFFGHPEVYIMILPAFGVVSAIIPAFARKPLFGYTSMVYATASIAFLSFIVWAHHMFTVGIPLVGELFFMYATMLIAVPTGVKVFNWVATMFRGSMTFETPMLFACAFVILFTIGGFSGLMLAIAPADFQYHDTYFVVAHFHYVLVPGAVFSIMAATYYWLPKWTGHMYDETLGKVHFWLSFIGVNITFFPQHFVGLAGMPRRIPDYNLQFADFNMISSMGAFLFGISQLVFLLVVFKCVFSGEKAPAKPWEGAEGLEWTVPSPAPYHTFTTPPKVDGGH, encoded by the coding sequence ATGACTGCGATCAGCCATGAACATGATCATCATGAAGAGCACCACGGTCCGGCCAAAGGCCTGACCCGTTGGTTATTTACCACAAATCATAAAGACATCGGCACATTGTACCTTTGGTTCAGTTTCTCCATGTTTTTGCTCGGTGGAACCTTTGCATTGGTCATTCGCGCTGAGCTGTTTCAGCCGGGACTGCAATTGGTTCAACCGGAATTTTTTAATCAGATGACCACCATGCACGGACTGATTATGGTGTTTGGTGCGGTCATGCCCGCTTTCGTCGGCCTGGCCAACTGGATGATCCCTATGATGATCGGTGCGCCGGACATGGCGTTGCCCCGAATGAACAACCTGAGTTTTTGGATTCTGCCGTTTGCTTTTGCCATGCTGGCCAGTACTTTGTTTATGGAAGGTGGGGCTCCTAATTTTGGCTGGACTTTCTATGCGCCCTTATCCACGACTTATGCACCGCCGAGTGTCACGTATTTTATCTTTGCCATTCACATTATGGGTGCCTCATCGATTATGGGTGCGATCAATATCATCGCAACCATCTTTAACCTGCGTGCGCCAGGCATGACATTTATGAAAATGCCATTGTTTGTCTGGACCTGGCTGATTACCGCTTATCTACTCATTGCAGTGATGCCGGTACTGGCTGGTGTGGTAACTATGATGTTGATGGACATCCACTTCGGAACTTCGTTTTTCAATGCAGCCGGTGGTGGTTCGCCCGTTCTGTTTCAACATGTGTTCTGGTTCTTTGGACATCCGGAAGTCTATATCATGATCCTGCCCGCTTTTGGGGTCGTCTCCGCAATCATTCCGGCGTTTGCCCGTAAGCCATTGTTTGGTTATACCTCAATGGTGTATGCCACTGCGTCCATTGCATTCCTCTCCTTTATAGTTTGGGCCCATCACATGTTTACGGTTGGTATTCCGCTGGTGGGTGAGTTGTTTTTCATGTATGCAACGATGTTGATCGCGGTTCCTACGGGGGTGAAGGTCTTCAACTGGGTAGCCACCATGTTTCGGGGGTCGATGACGTTCGAGACGCCCATGTTGTTTGCCTGTGCGTTCGTGATTCTGTTTACCATTGGTGGCTTTTCCGGATTGATGCTGGCAATCGCACCGGCTGACTTTCAATATCATGATACCTATTTTGTCGTTGCCCATTTTCATTATGTGCTGGTTCCAGGCGCGGTGTTTTCGATTATGGCTGCCACCTACTATTGGTTGCCAAAATGGACCGGTCACATGTATGACGAAACACTTGGGAAAGTACATTTCTGGTTATCGTTCATTGGTGTCAACATAACGTTTTTTCCGCAGCATTTTGTTGGTCTGGCCGGCATGCCCCGGAGGATTCCCGACTACAACCTGCAGTTTGCGGATTTCAACATGATTTCGAGTATGGGAGCCTTTCTGTTCGGCATCAGTCAGCTGGTATTTTTGCTGGTGGTTTTCAAATGTGTTTTTTCAGGTGAAAAAGCACCCGCCAAACCTTGGGAAGGGGCGGAAGGTCTGGAGTGGACCGTACCATCGCCGGCCCCTTATCACACGTTCACTACGCCACCTAAAGTGGATGGAGGACACTGA
- a CDS encoding cytochrome c oxidase assembly protein, translated as METTTSKPENHTRVVVILLGVVVGMILFLFVGLVPMYNLLCNLTGITGRTGGPYTQTSQQVDAQRVIKVQFLSHNNEGMLWDFFPETVSVTVHPGEPVTVFFKARNNSGKNMVGQAVPSVSPFEATNYFHKTECFCFNQQPLEAGEEKEMGVRFLVDLDTPDFIDTITLSYTMFDVTQMAANEGT; from the coding sequence ATGGAAACAACAACCAGTAAGCCAGAAAACCATACCCGAGTGGTGGTTATTTTGCTTGGTGTTGTGGTGGGGATGATTCTATTTCTCTTCGTGGGTCTGGTGCCCATGTATAACCTGTTATGCAATCTGACTGGTATTACTGGCAGAACGGGTGGCCCTTACACTCAGACTTCACAACAGGTTGATGCTCAAAGAGTCATCAAGGTGCAGTTTCTCAGCCATAACAATGAAGGCATGCTATGGGACTTTTTTCCGGAGACTGTATCTGTGACTGTACATCCTGGCGAACCTGTCACCGTTTTTTTTAAAGCACGGAACAATTCCGGCAAAAACATGGTTGGTCAGGCGGTGCCCAGTGTGAGTCCTTTTGAGGCTACTAACTATTTTCATAAAACAGAATGCTTCTGTTTTAACCAGCAACCATTGGAGGCAGGTGAGGAGAAAGAAATGGGTGTCAGATTCCTGGTGGATCTCGATACACCGGACTTTATCGACACGATTACTCTGTCTTATACCATGTTTGATGTCACTCAAATGGCAGCCAACGAAGGTACGTAA
- a CDS encoding cytochrome c oxidase subunit 3, which produces MANTSTYEKYFVPAQSRMPVLMAFSMFLSVYGAGRWLNGGTATIFMLGALCLAFTMFNWFSKVIGENLAGLNSDQLKRSYVWGMGWFIFSEVMFFAAFFGALFYIRALNGPWLGGEFGDSLSYFGNDFTFNWPMLENPDNSAFTPPEGVIHAMGLPLWNTIILISSSVTVTIAHHALIAQKRQQLNIWLGLTVLLGALFLYFQATEYHEAYTELGLTLHSGIYGTTFFMLTGFHGAHVTIGTFMLLMMFFRSLKGHFKPNDHFGFQAAAWYWHFVDVVWICLFVFVYWV; this is translated from the coding sequence ATGGCTAATACGTCAACCTATGAAAAGTACTTTGTTCCAGCCCAGAGTCGCATGCCTGTCCTGATGGCATTTTCGATGTTCTTATCGGTTTATGGTGCTGGACGATGGCTCAACGGTGGTACGGCAACCATTTTTATGCTGGGTGCACTCTGTCTGGCATTTACTATGTTCAATTGGTTTTCCAAAGTCATTGGGGAAAATCTTGCTGGTTTGAACAGTGATCAGCTCAAGCGCTCATATGTATGGGGCATGGGTTGGTTTATTTTTTCTGAGGTTATGTTCTTTGCGGCGTTTTTCGGCGCATTGTTCTATATCCGGGCTTTGAATGGCCCTTGGCTTGGCGGTGAGTTTGGTGACAGTCTCAGTTATTTTGGTAACGACTTCACTTTTAACTGGCCCATGCTGGAAAACCCTGACAACAGCGCGTTTACTCCGCCCGAAGGTGTGATTCACGCGATGGGTTTACCGCTTTGGAACACCATAATCCTGATCAGTTCCAGTGTCACGGTGACTATCGCTCACCATGCTCTGATCGCTCAAAAACGACAGCAGCTGAATATTTGGCTGGGACTGACTGTTTTGCTTGGAGCGTTGTTCCTGTATTTTCAGGCAACAGAATATCATGAAGCTTACACTGAACTTGGCTTGACCTTGCATTCAGGTATTTACGGTACGACCTTTTTCATGCTCACTGGTTTTCACGGTGCCCATGTCACGATTGGTACGTTCATGTTGCTGATGATGTTTTTCCGTAGCCTTAAAGGGCACTTCAAACCTAACGATCATTTCGGTTTTCAGGCGGCAGCGTGGTACTGGCACTTTGTTGATGTGGTATGGATCTGTCTGTTTGTGTTTGTGTATTGGGTTTGA
- a CDS encoding DUF2909 domain-containing protein, producing MWLKILIIFLIVLMLLSLSGTLYTLFRFPNDSKAMVYLLTVRICLAVLIVCLLMYGYFSGQLNMAAPWSGHY from the coding sequence ATGTGGTTGAAAATACTGATCATTTTCTTAATTGTATTGATGCTGTTATCACTGAGCGGTACACTCTACACGCTGTTCCGGTTTCCTAATGATTCTAAAGCCATGGTCTATTTATTAACGGTGCGGATATGTCTGGCGGTGCTCATTGTCTGTTTATTGATGTACGGTTATTTCTCAGGACAACTCAATATGGCCGCACCTTGGTCCGGCCACTACTGA
- a CDS encoding SURF1 family protein produces the protein MTVFVIIFLPLTVGLGFWQLSRASWKSQLLQHYQVLLTSAPVLLSKDCCELFSQVVVRGEPLPQWHYLVDNRTSGGQAGYEVVVPVRLSEGHFDYAWVSLGWIAGNPDRRLLPEIGHLPRTIEWQGTVRQVSWQESDPMTKVSTGYRLLLPGIDRYRIFPELIQLNDAQPYALTHIWQPSAIPPARHFGYAVQWFALALMLVSLYLKLGFKHPVEESRESQY, from the coding sequence ATGACGGTTTTTGTCATTATTTTTTTGCCGCTGACGGTTGGTCTGGGTTTCTGGCAGCTTAGCAGAGCTTCCTGGAAATCACAGCTTTTACAACATTATCAGGTGCTGTTGACCAGCGCACCGGTATTGTTGAGCAAGGATTGCTGTGAGTTGTTTTCTCAGGTTGTGGTCAGAGGTGAGCCCTTGCCTCAATGGCACTATCTTGTTGATAACCGTACCTCTGGTGGTCAGGCTGGTTATGAGGTTGTTGTACCTGTACGCCTGTCGGAAGGCCACTTTGATTATGCCTGGGTCAGTCTGGGATGGATTGCCGGAAACCCTGATCGTCGTTTGCTTCCTGAGATTGGCCATCTGCCAAGGACCATTGAATGGCAAGGTACCGTGCGCCAGGTGAGCTGGCAGGAATCTGATCCTATGACGAAGGTGTCGACCGGCTACCGGTTGTTGCTGCCCGGTATTGATCGTTATCGTATTTTCCCGGAGTTGATCCAATTGAATGACGCCCAGCCTTACGCACTGACTCATATCTGGCAACCCAGCGCCATTCCACCTGCCCGACACTTTGGTTATGCGGTGCAATGGTTTGCCCTGGCGCTGATGTTAGTGTCGTTATATTTGAAACTTGGTTTTAAGCATCCAGTCGAGGAATCCCGTGAATCCCAGTATTGA
- a CDS encoding COX15/CtaA family protein, whose translation MIRLANARPGFRLALFASVFALAVVALGAFTRLSDAGLGCPDWPGCYGHFWAPTSDTAIAKANQSYPEMPVDLSKTWPEMVHRYLASGLGVLIIALVVVCVRSRQLADQPVKLPLFLLLFVVLQGLFGMWTVTLKLWPQVVTAHLLGGFTTFCLLWLLTLRLSGWQFDPSTRSQANLPRKIAMIALGLAIFQVMLGGWTTSNYAALACSDFPLCYGDSWWPQADFSHGFNVFQHIGPNYLGGALHAEGRIAIHWSHRLGAVLVGLACYWLAWRLWQQRLSGLAGLLVVVVSSQILLGISNVVFVLPLPVAVAHNVVGAVLVATLVTVNYRLFQEIKHGCSNNSESPRHMAGLLGADQT comes from the coding sequence ATGATTCGTCTAGCTAATGCACGGCCCGGTTTCAGACTTGCCTTGTTTGCCAGTGTGTTTGCTCTGGCTGTTGTGGCATTGGGAGCGTTTACCCGATTGTCCGATGCAGGTTTGGGGTGTCCGGATTGGCCGGGTTGTTATGGTCATTTTTGGGCACCTACGTCAGATACCGCCATTGCGAAGGCCAACCAGAGTTATCCGGAAATGCCGGTGGATCTCAGTAAAACCTGGCCGGAAATGGTACATCGCTATCTGGCTTCCGGCCTCGGGGTGTTGATTATTGCTCTGGTGGTTGTTTGTGTTCGTTCTCGTCAGCTGGCCGATCAACCAGTCAAATTACCCCTGTTTCTGCTGTTGTTTGTCGTGCTGCAGGGGCTTTTTGGCATGTGGACCGTAACATTAAAACTATGGCCCCAAGTGGTGACCGCCCATCTGCTTGGCGGTTTTACCACTTTCTGTCTGTTGTGGCTGCTGACGTTAAGGTTATCCGGCTGGCAGTTCGACCCCAGCACTCGCAGCCAGGCAAACTTGCCCAGAAAGATTGCGATGATCGCGTTGGGGCTGGCCATTTTTCAAGTAATGCTCGGAGGCTGGACAACCTCTAATTATGCCGCGTTGGCCTGCTCAGACTTCCCTTTGTGTTATGGCGACAGCTGGTGGCCGCAGGCCGATTTCAGCCATGGGTTCAACGTATTTCAGCATATTGGTCCGAATTATCTCGGTGGCGCGTTGCATGCAGAGGGTCGTATCGCTATCCACTGGAGTCATCGTCTGGGGGCTGTGCTGGTGGGTCTAGCCTGTTACTGGCTGGCCTGGCGGTTATGGCAACAGCGCCTGAGCGGACTGGCAGGATTACTTGTTGTGGTGGTATCAAGCCAGATTTTATTGGGTATCAGTAATGTCGTCTTTGTATTGCCACTACCTGTTGCTGTTGCTCACAACGTTGTTGGTGCGGTGTTGGTGGCCACATTGGTAACGGTAAATTATCGTTTATTTCAGGAGATAAAACATGGCTGTAGCAATAATTCAGAGTCGCCACGCCATATGGCGGGATTACTTGGAGCTGACCAAACCTAA